A genomic region of Chlorogloeopsis sp. ULAP01 contains the following coding sequences:
- a CDS encoding Rpn family recombination-promoting nuclease/putative transposase, giving the protein MKTESQGKGMIDHDRLFKELLSTFFIEFLDLFLPQVVSQIDRDSIQFLPQEVFTDVTSGEKKEIDLLVQVRYQQQETYFLIHVENQSYTKTAFARRMFKYFARLHEKYDLPIYPVVIFSFDEPKRLEPQNYRVTFPDLNVLEFQFAAIQLNRLSWRDFLTQPNPVAAALMAKMNIPKEERPQVKAECLRLLATLKLDPARMQLISGFVDTYLQLDVIEEQAFQATIDTMGLTEREEIMEIVTSWEQKAAQKTREEIALNLLREGMATEAIVRVTGLTVERVIQLQAQLTQEN; this is encoded by the coding sequence ATGAAGACAGAAAGTCAAGGAAAGGGTATGATTGACCATGACCGCCTCTTCAAAGAATTGCTATCTACGTTTTTTATTGAGTTTCTTGATTTATTCTTGCCTCAAGTAGTCAGCCAAATCGACCGTGATTCCATTCAATTTTTACCCCAAGAAGTCTTCACTGATGTCACCTCTGGAGAGAAGAAGGAAATTGATTTACTGGTGCAGGTACGTTATCAGCAGCAGGAAACTTATTTTTTAATTCACGTTGAAAATCAGTCGTACACTAAAACAGCATTTGCGAGGCGGATGTTTAAGTATTTTGCTCGCTTACATGAAAAATATGATTTACCGATTTACCCAGTTGTGATTTTCTCGTTTGATGAACCAAAGCGCCTTGAACCTCAAAATTATCGCGTTACGTTTCCCGATTTAAACGTACTGGAATTTCAATTTGCTGCCATTCAATTGAACCGTTTAAGTTGGCGAGATTTTCTCACGCAGCCAAATCCGGTGGCCGCAGCATTGATGGCAAAGATGAATATTCCCAAGGAGGAACGTCCCCAGGTAAAGGCGGAATGTTTGCGATTGCTGGCAACGTTAAAATTAGATCCAGCACGGATGCAACTAATTTCGGGGTTCGTTGATACGTATTTGCAGCTGGATGTGATCGAAGAGCAAGCTTTCCAAGCGACTATCGATACAATGGGGTTAACTGAGCGGGAGGAAATCATGGAAATTGTAACTAGTTGGGAACAAAAAGCTGCCCAAAAAACAAGAGAAGAAATTGCACTAAATTTACTGCGCGAGGGGATGGCAACTGAAGCAATTGTGCGAGTAACAGGGTTAACTGTAGAGCGAGTTATTCAGTTACAGGCACAGTTAACTCAAGAGAATTAA
- a CDS encoding tyrosine-type recombinase/integrase, producing MVKQPVQLPKVGKTEKQERQSPNSRKYSSVRTREYLLPEEVELMRSAIRKSKGRHAHRDSTLILLIYRHGLRVAEVASLRWEQIDWNGGTIYVRRVKKGTPSVQPLSGLEIRSLRQLQRDYPVSPYIFQSSRRSPLAHDTIAGIVERAGELAGLPLRVHAHMLRHGTGYYLANRGIDTRTIQSYLGHKNIQHSVRYTELASTKFQGLWDD from the coding sequence ATGGTCAAGCAGCCCGTCCAACTACCAAAAGTTGGTAAAACAGAAAAACAAGAGCGTCAATCGCCTAACTCTCGCAAATACTCCTCAGTCAGGACTAGGGAGTATTTGTTACCAGAAGAAGTTGAGTTGATGCGGTCAGCAATCAGAAAATCAAAGGGTCGCCACGCTCATCGAGACTCAACCTTAATTTTGTTGATCTACCGCCACGGATTGCGAGTGGCAGAGGTGGCATCTCTGCGCTGGGAGCAAATAGATTGGAACGGTGGTACAATTTACGTGAGGCGAGTCAAAAAAGGTACGCCCTCGGTTCAACCACTTTCCGGGCTGGAGATTCGTTCTCTCCGTCAGCTGCAACGAGATTATCCTGTTAGTCCCTACATTTTCCAGTCTTCTCGACGTAGCCCGTTGGCACATGATACGATCGCCGGCATTGTTGAGCGGGCTGGTGAATTAGCTGGTTTACCTTTAAGAGTTCATGCTCATATGCTGCGGCATGGAACTGGTTATTATTTGGCGAATCGAGGCATTGATACCCGAACAATTCAGAGTTACTTGGGGCATAAAAATATTCAGCATAGCGTTCGTTACACCGAACTTGCATCTACCAAATTTCAAGGACTTTGGGATGATTAA